In a genomic window of Telopea speciosissima isolate NSW1024214 ecotype Mountain lineage chromosome 5, Tspe_v1, whole genome shotgun sequence:
- the LOC122662602 gene encoding CBL-interacting serine/threonine-protein kinase 8-like isoform X2, protein MVVRKVGKYEVGRTIGEGTFAKVKFAQNTETGESVAMKVIDRSTIIKHKMVDQIKREISIMKLVRHPYVVRLREVLASRTKIYIILEFITGGELFDKIVHHGRLSENESRRYFQQLIDGVDYCHSKGVYHRDLKPENLLLDSQGNLKISDFGLSAFSAQGVSLLRTTCGTPNYVAPEVLNHKGYDGAVADVWSCGVILYVLMAGYLPFDEIDLTTLYSKIEKAEFSCPSWFSVEAKSLIHRILDPITETRIHIEEIRNDEWFRKGYVPVRLVEYEDVNLDDVYAVFDDSEEQQVNEKSGKEDMGPLNLNAFDLIILSQGLNLSALLDRQLDCVKHQMRFVSQKPAKVVLSSMEVVAQSMGFKTHIRNYKIFEVAPSFFMVDIHKAAGDAVEFPKFYKKFCSKLEDIIWKPPNETSKSWKTKSTKR, encoded by the exons ATGGTGGTCCGGAAGGTAGGGAAATATGAGGTGGGCAGGACGATTGGAGAAGGGACGTTCGCCAAGGTCAAGTTCGCTCAGAACACAGAGACTGGTGAAAGCGTCGCCATGAAAGTGATAGATCGCAGTACCATCATCAAGCACAAGATGGTTGATCAG ATCAAGAGGGAGATATCCATAATGAAGCTTGTTAGACATCCATATGTTGTCCGTCTACGTGAG GTCCTTGCCAGCCGTACAAAGATATATATAATCTTGGAGTTCATTACAGGCGGTGAATTGTTCGATAAAATA GTTCACCATGGGCGATTGAGTGAAAATGAGTCACGAAGATACTTTCAGCAGCTCATTGATGGTGTGGATTATTGCCACAGCAAGGGAGTTTACCACCGAGATTTAAAG CCTGAAAATCTTCTGCTGGATTCCCAAGGAAATCTGAAAATTTCGGATTTTGGCCTTAGTGCGTTTTCTGCCCAA GGAGTTAGCCTCCTTCGTACCACCTGTGGGACTCCCAACTATGTCGCACCAGAG GTACTCAACCATAAGGGTTATGACGGTGCTGTAGCAGATGTCTGGTCCTGTGGTGTTATTCTTTATGTTTTGATGGCGGGATATCTCCCATTTGATGAGATTGATCTCACCACCCTTTATAGTAAG ATAGAGAAAGCAGAATTTTCTTGCCCATCTTGGTTTTCAGTTGAGGCAAAATCCTTGATTCATAGAATTCTGGACCCAATTACTGAAACT CGCATTCACATTGAAGAGATCAGGAATGATGAATGGTTTAGGAAGGGTTATGTTCCTGTTAGACTTGTTGAGTATGAGGATGTTAACCTGGATGATGTATATGCTGTTTTTGATGATTCTGAG GAGCAGCAGGttaatgaaaaatctgggaAGGAAGACATGGGTCCTCTGAATCTAAATGCTTTTGATCTAATCATTCTCTCTCAAGGGCTGAACCTGTCAGCATTGCTTGACCGTCAACTG GACTGTGTGAAGCATCAAATGCGCTTTGTATCCCAAAAACCAGCAAAAGTTGTTCTGTCAAGTATGGAAGTTGTTGCACAATCAATGGGGTTCAAAACCCATATCCGTAATTATAAG ATTTTTGAAGTTGCTCCCTCATTTTTCATGGTGGACATTCATAAGGCAGCTGGAGATGCAGTTGAATTCCCTAAG TTCTACAAGAAATTTTGTAGCAAGCTTGAGGATATAATCTGGAAACCACCAAATGAGACCAGCAAGTCGTGGAAAACCAAATCAACGAAGCGCTAG
- the LOC122662602 gene encoding CBL-interacting serine/threonine-protein kinase 8-like isoform X1: MVVRKVGKYEVGRTIGEGTFAKVKFAQNTETGESVAMKVIDRSTIIKHKMVDQIKREISIMKLVRHPYVVRLREVLASRTKIYIILEFITGGELFDKIVHHGRLSENESRRYFQQLIDGVDYCHSKGVYHRDLKPENLLLDSQGNLKISDFGLSAFSAQGVSLLRTTCGTPNYVAPEVLNHKGYDGAVADVWSCGVILYVLMAGYLPFDEIDLTTLYSKIEKAEFSCPSWFSVEAKSLIHRILDPITETRIHIEEIRNDEWFRKGYVPVRLVEYEDVNLDDVYAVFDDSEEQQVNEKSGKEDMGPLNLNAFDLIILSQGLNLSALLDRQLDCVKHQMRFVSQKPAKVVLSSMEVVAQSMGFKTHIRNYKMRVEGLSTNKGSHFSVILEIFEVAPSFFMVDIHKAAGDAVEFPKFYKKFCSKLEDIIWKPPNETSKSWKTKSTKR; the protein is encoded by the exons ATGGTGGTCCGGAAGGTAGGGAAATATGAGGTGGGCAGGACGATTGGAGAAGGGACGTTCGCCAAGGTCAAGTTCGCTCAGAACACAGAGACTGGTGAAAGCGTCGCCATGAAAGTGATAGATCGCAGTACCATCATCAAGCACAAGATGGTTGATCAG ATCAAGAGGGAGATATCCATAATGAAGCTTGTTAGACATCCATATGTTGTCCGTCTACGTGAG GTCCTTGCCAGCCGTACAAAGATATATATAATCTTGGAGTTCATTACAGGCGGTGAATTGTTCGATAAAATA GTTCACCATGGGCGATTGAGTGAAAATGAGTCACGAAGATACTTTCAGCAGCTCATTGATGGTGTGGATTATTGCCACAGCAAGGGAGTTTACCACCGAGATTTAAAG CCTGAAAATCTTCTGCTGGATTCCCAAGGAAATCTGAAAATTTCGGATTTTGGCCTTAGTGCGTTTTCTGCCCAA GGAGTTAGCCTCCTTCGTACCACCTGTGGGACTCCCAACTATGTCGCACCAGAG GTACTCAACCATAAGGGTTATGACGGTGCTGTAGCAGATGTCTGGTCCTGTGGTGTTATTCTTTATGTTTTGATGGCGGGATATCTCCCATTTGATGAGATTGATCTCACCACCCTTTATAGTAAG ATAGAGAAAGCAGAATTTTCTTGCCCATCTTGGTTTTCAGTTGAGGCAAAATCCTTGATTCATAGAATTCTGGACCCAATTACTGAAACT CGCATTCACATTGAAGAGATCAGGAATGATGAATGGTTTAGGAAGGGTTATGTTCCTGTTAGACTTGTTGAGTATGAGGATGTTAACCTGGATGATGTATATGCTGTTTTTGATGATTCTGAG GAGCAGCAGGttaatgaaaaatctgggaAGGAAGACATGGGTCCTCTGAATCTAAATGCTTTTGATCTAATCATTCTCTCTCAAGGGCTGAACCTGTCAGCATTGCTTGACCGTCAACTG GACTGTGTGAAGCATCAAATGCGCTTTGTATCCCAAAAACCAGCAAAAGTTGTTCTGTCAAGTATGGAAGTTGTTGCACAATCAATGGGGTTCAAAACCCATATCCGTAATTATAAG ATGAGGGTAGAAGGTCTTTCAACGAATAAGGGTTCGCATTTCTCTGTTATTTTGGAA ATTTTTGAAGTTGCTCCCTCATTTTTCATGGTGGACATTCATAAGGCAGCTGGAGATGCAGTTGAATTCCCTAAG TTCTACAAGAAATTTTGTAGCAAGCTTGAGGATATAATCTGGAAACCACCAAATGAGACCAGCAAGTCGTGGAAAACCAAATCAACGAAGCGCTAG